A window of the Oscillospiraceae bacterium NTUH-002-81 genome harbors these coding sequences:
- the cytX gene encoding putative hydroxymethylpyrimidine transporter CytX: MKEKYTSLFENGLIWFGAAVSLAEILTGTYFAPLGFSRGLLAILVGHVIGCLMLFCAGVIGGSVRKSAMETAKMSFGSKGGLLFSVLNIVQLVGWTAIMIYDGALAADGVIAAGKWIWCLLIGGLIIVWIVIGIENLGKINTVAMAALLILTVILSFTIFGKDTMASAGGDMMSFGAAVELSVAMPLSWLPLISDYTREAKEPVKATAVSTIIYGIVSCWMYVIGMGAAIFTGESDIAQIMVKAGLGIAGLLIIVFSTVTTTFLDAYSAGISSESLSEKLSGKWMAVAVTVIGIVGACLFPMDDITDFLYFIGSVFAPMIAIQIADFFLLKQDHQEQSADVLNLVVWFVGFVLYRQLMKVDIPVGNTLPDMVVTIVLCVAANKLFRRKH, translated from the coding sequence ATGAAAGAAAAATATACTTCCCTTTTTGAAAACGGTTTGATCTGGTTTGGGGCGGCGGTGTCCCTGGCAGAGATCCTCACCGGCACCTATTTTGCACCGCTGGGCTTTTCCAGGGGCCTGCTGGCTATCCTCGTGGGCCATGTCATCGGCTGCCTCATGCTGTTCTGCGCCGGTGTCATCGGCGGCAGTGTGCGCAAAAGTGCCATGGAAACGGCGAAAATGAGCTTTGGCAGCAAGGGTGGCCTGCTGTTCTCCGTGCTGAACATTGTCCAGCTGGTGGGCTGGACCGCCATCATGATCTACGACGGGGCGCTGGCAGCAGACGGCGTGATTGCCGCAGGCAAATGGATCTGGTGCCTGCTCATCGGCGGCCTCATCATTGTGTGGATCGTCATTGGCATTGAAAATCTGGGAAAGATCAATACCGTGGCCATGGCGGCGCTGCTCATCCTCACGGTCATCTTAAGCTTCACCATTTTCGGAAAAGACACGATGGCCAGCGCAGGCGGCGACATGATGTCCTTCGGGGCAGCGGTGGAGCTGTCTGTGGCCATGCCCCTGTCCTGGCTGCCCCTCATCAGCGACTACACCCGGGAAGCCAAGGAGCCGGTGAAAGCCACGGCGGTCAGCACCATCATCTACGGCATCGTCAGCTGCTGGATGTACGTTATCGGCATGGGTGCGGCCATTTTTACCGGAGAATCGGATATTGCTCAGATCATGGTAAAAGCGGGCCTTGGCATTGCAGGCCTTCTGATCATCGTTTTTTCCACGGTGACAACCACCTTCCTGGATGCTTACTCCGCCGGGATTTCCAGCGAGTCCCTGTCTGAAAAACTCAGCGGCAAATGGATGGCTGTGGCGGTGACCGTCATCGGCATTGTGGGCGCCTGCCTCTTCCCCATGGACGACATCACCGATTTCCTCTATTTCATCGGCTCGGTATTCGCTCCCATGATCGCCATTCAGATCGCAGACTTTTTCCTGTTGAAGCAGGATCACCAGGAGCAAAGTGCGGACGTGCTGAACCTGGTTGTGTGGTTTGTGGGCTTTGTACTGTACCGGCAGCTCATGAAGGTGGACATCCCGGTGGGCAACACCCTGCCGGATATGG
- the thiD gene encoding bifunctional hydroxymethylpyrimidine kinase/phosphomethylpyrimidine kinase, producing MKMALTIAGSDSSGGAGIQADLKTMTMNGVFAMSAVTALTAQNTTGVTAIEEASPAFLKEQMDAVFSDIFPDAVKIGMVSSSELIHVIADGLTQWKARHIVVDPVMVATSGSSLLKTDAIQTLMDRLLPLAELVTPNIPEAQMLSGMDIHDEKDMEAAAKIIGDTFGCAVLLKGGHSINDANDLLYMGGRSRWFLGKRIHNPNTHGTGCTLSSAIASNLAKGFSLEESVKRAKAYISGALADMLDLGAGSGPMNHGFALTGEFAKEA from the coding sequence ATGAAGATGGCACTGACCATCGCAGGCAGCGACAGCAGCGGCGGCGCCGGCATCCAGGCGGATTTAAAAACCATGACCATGAACGGTGTGTTTGCCATGAGTGCGGTGACCGCGCTGACGGCCCAGAACACCACCGGCGTCACGGCCATTGAGGAAGCTTCCCCGGCATTTTTAAAGGAACAGATGGATGCGGTATTTTCTGACATTTTCCCGGATGCGGTGAAGATCGGCATGGTGTCTTCCAGTGAACTGATCCACGTCATTGCCGATGGGCTGACCCAATGGAAGGCCCGGCATATCGTGGTGGATCCGGTGATGGTGGCCACCAGCGGTTCTTCCCTTTTGAAGACCGATGCCATCCAGACGCTGATGGACCGGCTGCTGCCTCTGGCGGAGCTGGTGACACCCAACATTCCTGAGGCCCAGATGCTGTCCGGCATGGATATCCATGATGAAAAGGACATGGAAGCAGCAGCAAAGATCATCGGCGATACCTTTGGCTGTGCCGTGCTGTTAAAGGGCGGACACAGCATCAACGATGCCAACGATCTGCTGTATATGGGCGGCAGGAGCCGGTGGTTCCTGGGCAAACGGATCCACAATCCCAACACCCACGGCACCGGCTGTACCCTGTCCAGCGCCATTGCCTCCAACCTGGCCAAGGGATTTTCTCTGGAGGAATCGGTGAAACGGGCGAAAGCCTACATTTCCGGTGCACTGGCTGACATGCTGGATCTGGGGGCAGGTTCCGGCCCCATGAACCACGGCTTTGCCCTGACCGGGGAATTTGCGAAGGAGGCATAA